The Solibacillus sp. FSL W7-1464 genome contains a region encoding:
- a CDS encoding VanZ family protein produces MRKILAWVIVVLWMMLIFYFSQQPVFDSRDLSSSITKQLIEFAEKVTPLENVQESQVHHLVRKNAHFTIYFFLGIFALLALKLTGLKHSWSAVIALVLCMVYAVTDEYHQLFVEGRGAQLKDVFIDWAGAAAGIAVATLFGLIGKTAKARSENRKSTRFKVSEH; encoded by the coding sequence ATGAGAAAAATACTCGCTTGGGTGATTGTTGTATTGTGGATGATGCTCATTTTTTACTTTTCACAACAACCCGTATTCGATTCAAGAGATTTGAGTTCTAGTATTACAAAACAACTGATAGAGTTTGCTGAAAAAGTGACACCACTGGAGAATGTACAGGAAAGCCAGGTGCATCACCTCGTCCGGAAAAATGCGCATTTCACGATTTACTTTTTCCTTGGTATTTTTGCACTGCTGGCATTGAAATTAACCGGTTTAAAGCATTCATGGAGTGCAGTCATTGCCTTAGTACTATGCATGGTTTACGCGGTTACCGATGAATATCATCAGCTCTTTGTTGAAGGGAGAGGGGCACAGCTGAAAGATGTTTTCATCGATTGGGCAGGGGCTGCGGCGGGCATTGCTGTTGCGACACTTTTCGGTTTGATCGGCAAAACAGCCAAGGCTCGTTCGGAAAACAGAAAAAGCACCCGTTTCAAAGTAAGCGAACATTAA
- a CDS encoding NAD-dependent epimerase/dehydratase family protein, with translation MILVVGGAGFVGSHVVNLLLEKGPVVVYDNLSTGHRGAVDERAIFIEGDLADQKRLTQIFTLFPVHTVLHFAASGSVKEAMGNPEYYYENNVGGTLSLLKVMRACRVKNIVLSSAALAGTEENELIQGQPCMIEQMLEVYTKAYDMNGIVLRYCKSARVQASVTGSPEAAIPESAGNQEGSNISDVANAYVSALEALEREEPAFRMYDLSAVSSKNRHPEHGWHAERNVHELIEDAWNWQQNSKC, from the coding sequence GTGATATTAGTCGTTGGTGGAGCGGGCTTTGTTGGAAGTCATGTCGTAAATTTATTGCTGGAAAAAGGGCCGGTCGTTGTGTATGATAATTTATCCACTGGGCACCGCGGGGCAGTTGATGAGCGGGCTATTTTTATTGAAGGCGATTTAGCGGATCAGAAACGTCTAACGCAAATATTTACATTGTTTCCGGTTCACACAGTGCTCCATTTTGCAGCATCGGGTTCGGTCAAGGAGGCAATGGGCAATCCTGAATATTACTATGAAAATAATGTCGGCGGCACTTTGTCGTTGTTGAAAGTAATGCGGGCATGCCGAGTGAAAAATATTGTGTTATCTTCTGCTGCATTAGCTGGTACAGAGGAAAATGAGCTTATACAAGGGCAACCATGCATGATCGAACAGATGCTTGAAGTGTATACGAAAGCCTACGATATGAATGGCATCGTACTTCGTTATTGTAAGAGCGCCCGTGTCCAAGCTTCGGTTACGGGGAGTCCTGAAGCTGCGATTCCTGAAAGCGCAGGAAACCAGGAGGGTAGCAATATAAGCGATGTAGCAAATGCCTATGTTTCGGCACTCGAAGCGCTGGAGCGGGAGGAGCCGGCATTTAGGATGTATGATTTGTCGGCGGTTAGTTCAAAAAACAGACATCCGGAGCATGGCTGGCATGCAGAACGAAATGTCCATGAATTGATAGAAGATGCCTGGAATTGGCAACAAAACTCGAAATGTTAG
- a CDS encoding Ig-like domain-containing protein: protein MKKLAFLMSALLLFTVVAPAQAAVESWVKYTYNHYHGISDPVYTGSGDVIVEDLEIGYDSATYQQVYNYDVVKLNEQGVKNTKQLENGLNKLVYYEGKAYVLFFNYAKKQLEVYDEDFALIDTEPFNLYSESKISIYQSDEYIRFAASTYGESEGFKSSLIYDLKQLKLVENVSLPTVSYEILRDFENRTHTIYFYNALKIANKEMSLASVLGSENFAENNLFEFKDTFTFLSTDLVADTKSLYTISKEGAVLHQIELPKTQEYWDAIQKNDTVYLKGIGYDPNYDYKPTFEYAVYDLNTNELKLNQPVNPVFDQTKLNSSYTAQTIEANDYYSIVVKNEANEEMYTLHDVFNHPDVLSDYYFAVMKYNPQGGLSTQLIETATGKVVKEYSDASIYKLSDDSFYAVEFFWDEVNYRSKYTGEVIQIQPVVPAPPVTSVTYDQDKKWTIKFSAAVDEDSVNLDSIYVLNPQGDKMDTTYKVEGDQVYIFAPTEGYVSGETYTLYVEPSVRSAQKQALQSGQTKQFTIK from the coding sequence ATGAAGAAATTAGCTTTTTTGATGAGTGCGCTATTATTATTCACAGTAGTAGCTCCTGCTCAAGCAGCAGTTGAAAGTTGGGTCAAATATACATACAACCATTACCATGGCATCAGCGATCCTGTATATACAGGATCTGGCGATGTAATAGTAGAAGATTTGGAGATTGGCTATGATAGTGCGACGTACCAACAAGTTTATAATTACGATGTCGTAAAGCTGAATGAACAAGGTGTAAAAAACACGAAACAGTTAGAAAACGGTCTCAATAAATTAGTGTATTATGAGGGAAAGGCCTATGTACTGTTTTTCAATTATGCAAAAAAACAACTGGAAGTATATGACGAAGACTTTGCATTAATCGATACAGAACCTTTTAATTTATATTCCGAGAGCAAGATTTCCATTTACCAGTCAGATGAGTACATTCGTTTTGCAGCAAGTACTTACGGTGAATCAGAGGGCTTCAAGTCAAGTCTGATCTATGATTTAAAACAACTGAAATTAGTGGAAAATGTATCACTGCCAACAGTCAGCTATGAGATTTTAAGGGATTTTGAAAATAGAACCCATACCATCTATTTCTATAATGCATTAAAGATCGCAAACAAGGAAATGTCATTGGCTTCCGTTCTTGGCTCTGAAAATTTTGCGGAAAATAATTTATTCGAATTTAAAGATACCTTTACATTCTTATCCACAGACTTAGTTGCGGATACTAAATCCCTTTACACGATTTCCAAAGAAGGAGCAGTCCTGCACCAAATCGAACTGCCAAAAACCCAGGAATATTGGGATGCCATCCAAAAAAATGACACAGTTTATTTAAAAGGGATCGGCTATGACCCTAATTATGACTATAAACCGACATTCGAATATGCTGTCTACGATTTGAATACGAACGAATTAAAATTAAATCAGCCAGTTAATCCGGTTTTTGATCAGACAAAGCTGAACAGCAGCTATACTGCCCAAACTATTGAAGCGAATGATTATTATTCGATTGTCGTTAAAAACGAAGCCAATGAAGAAATGTATACCCTTCACGATGTTTTCAATCATCCCGATGTTCTTTCGGATTACTATTTTGCGGTCATGAAATATAACCCGCAAGGCGGATTGAGCACACAGCTGATCGAGACTGCGACAGGAAAAGTGGTAAAAGAATATTCAGATGCTTCTATTTATAAATTATCAGATGATTCTTTCTATGCAGTTGAATTCTTTTGGGACGAAGTAAATTATCGCAGTAAATATACAGGTGAGGTCATCCAAATCCAGCCAGTAGTCCCGGCACCACCAGTAACTTCTGTAACCTATGATCAGGATAAAAAATGGACCATCAAATTTTCGGCAGCTGTCGATGAAGATTCGGTAAATCTAGATTCCATTTATGTTTTGAATCCACAAGGTGACAAAATGGATACAACGTATAAAGTAGAAGGCGATCAAGTGTATATTTTCGCCCCGACTGAAGGCTATGTTTCAGGCGAGACCTACACGCTATACGTAGAGCCGTCTGTCCGATCAGCGCAAAAACAAGCGTTACAATCAGGCCAAACAAAACAATTTACGATTAAATAA
- a CDS encoding O-antigen ligase family protein, whose protein sequence is MNKHATYFKGWEVLALLAVLLFIHGAYSAQQLIPVAIGVALLLSGSIIYRLLTKSGLPPLNWLSIGCFFIAVSYGWTLWNTLSVEQSLLKILEWLTYALLFMWVPVAYIHHARQWMLLFSSVFVFLHLALLMGMIKVDGSLLFLDDHLSASGMRLNGMLQYANATAAIAGALLLYHVHSYLQEQPWRYVNLLVMTGLAWIIWMTESRGALLVVLLAVLAALFMVEQHVRYLLLLLYISCSGFIGYVLFSFIPSMQIAALSVMILLFLCAFIIEKYNKKWDRSFPKVFIGGGVIVAGLGLLVLLQLPFIPSSIQQRLSVATLADRFIYMKDAWQAIQDYWMLGAGGEAWQFAMHEYQSAPYIANDLHMFYEQHLLETGIFGFLLMLFLVGAALWKVWQKNKALLPPIIVLLAHGCIDFTLSYSISIILLLLFIYEGMGESIFIKSVRIPGVIGTSIMAVVVALGATTWLQAENAFAHYEQTRQPAFLAEALDKNQFATRYYEALAQFADPVKTYETILKYEPHHARIHFYLGQLLEQEQPQKAFDHYELARKYDRFDFEGNGE, encoded by the coding sequence ATGAATAAACACGCTACTTATTTTAAAGGATGGGAAGTACTTGCGCTATTGGCTGTTTTGCTGTTCATACACGGGGCCTATAGCGCCCAGCAGCTCATCCCCGTCGCAATCGGTGTGGCCCTCTTACTTTCAGGAAGCATCATTTATCGTCTACTCACAAAAAGTGGACTCCCTCCCCTCAACTGGCTGTCGATCGGCTGTTTCTTCATTGCCGTCAGCTATGGGTGGACACTTTGGAATACATTATCGGTTGAACAAAGCTTATTGAAAATACTTGAATGGCTCACATATGCACTCCTGTTTATGTGGGTTCCGGTTGCCTATATTCACCATGCACGACAATGGATGCTGCTGTTTAGCAGTGTTTTTGTTTTCCTTCATCTTGCTCTTTTGATGGGGATGATCAAGGTGGACGGCAGCCTGTTATTTTTAGATGATCATTTATCGGCCAGCGGGATGCGACTAAACGGCATGCTGCAGTATGCCAATGCCACTGCTGCGATTGCGGGTGCATTACTGCTGTATCATGTACATAGCTATTTGCAGGAACAGCCCTGGCGATACGTAAATCTATTGGTCATGACGGGATTAGCCTGGATAATTTGGATGACGGAATCACGCGGCGCATTGCTTGTTGTTCTGCTAGCTGTTTTGGCTGCTTTATTCATGGTAGAGCAACATGTACGCTATTTACTTTTGCTGCTTTATATTAGTTGCAGCGGGTTTATAGGCTATGTCCTGTTCTCTTTCATTCCTTCTATGCAGATTGCGGCACTTTCCGTCATGATCCTACTGTTTCTATGTGCATTTATTATTGAGAAATACAATAAAAAGTGGGACAGGTCGTTTCCGAAAGTCTTCATTGGCGGAGGGGTGATCGTTGCAGGACTGGGCCTGCTTGTTCTGCTCCAATTACCGTTTATTCCTTCTTCAATCCAGCAGCGGTTGTCAGTGGCAACATTAGCGGACCGGTTTATTTATATGAAAGATGCTTGGCAAGCCATTCAAGACTACTGGATGTTAGGCGCAGGCGGCGAAGCATGGCAATTTGCGATGCATGAATATCAGTCAGCCCCCTATATCGCCAATGATCTGCACATGTTTTATGAACAGCATTTACTGGAAACGGGCATATTCGGTTTCTTGCTGATGCTTTTCCTAGTAGGTGCTGCCTTGTGGAAAGTATGGCAAAAAAACAAAGCCCTGCTCCCGCCAATCATCGTTTTGCTCGCCCATGGCTGCATTGATTTCACCCTGTCCTACAGCATCTCGATCATCCTGTTATTGCTGTTTATATACGAAGGAATGGGTGAAAGTATTTTCATAAAAAGCGTCCGAATTCCTGGCGTAATTGGCACATCAATAATGGCGGTAGTCGTAGCTTTAGGCGCAACAACATGGCTGCAGGCAGAAAATGCATTCGCTCACTATGAACAGACGCGGCAACCGGCCTTTTTAGCGGAAGCGCTGGATAAAAACCAGTTTGCAACGCGCTATTACGAAGCATTGGCCCAATTCGCAGATCCGGTCAAAACTTATGAAACAATTTTGAAATATGAGCCGCATCATGCACGCATTCATTTTTATTTAGGTCAATTGCTGGAACAGGAACAACCGCAAAAGGCATTCGATCATTATGAACTGGCGCGGAAGTATGACCGCTTCGACTTTGAGGGGAATGGTGAATGA
- a CDS encoding ATP-grasp fold amidoligase family protein: MQIPAQAKRYALTQIVKLSPIAASKLLYWNTFKTRLNLENPKTFNEKLMWLKLFEDVEFKRRFTDKVRAREYMITVGYNYLLPPLIGIFDEVEDIIFEQLPRKFVLKCSHGRGMTIVCENKREMDYPKTRRQLAEMMATDYSLKYAEPHYGSIQPRIIIERLIESSTGDDAQEYNIHCFHGIPKIIESTFDRFTPKEQTLMLTPDWFNTNYLKKKHPFDEAKAKPAQLDELLAIAKKLSKPFTYVRVDLKVVDEKVYFNNFTFTPDACLNNQIQEDDSLKLGQWLDLDIEKSRHPVSVARTKY, translated from the coding sequence ATGCAAATCCCTGCACAAGCAAAGCGCTATGCTTTAACGCAAATCGTAAAACTGTCCCCAATTGCTGCAAGTAAATTATTGTATTGGAACACATTCAAAACTCGTTTAAACCTGGAGAATCCAAAAACCTTCAATGAAAAATTAATGTGGCTGAAACTGTTTGAAGATGTTGAATTTAAAAGAAGATTTACAGATAAGGTGAGGGCACGTGAATATATGATCACGGTCGGCTACAACTATTTACTGCCGCCGCTGATTGGTATTTTTGATGAAGTAGAGGATATTATTTTTGAGCAGCTGCCGAGAAAGTTCGTTTTGAAATGCTCGCACGGTAGGGGCATGACGATTGTTTGCGAGAATAAACGAGAAATGGATTACCCGAAAACGAGGCGGCAATTGGCAGAAATGATGGCGACAGATTACTCGCTGAAATATGCGGAGCCTCACTATGGATCGATTCAGCCTAGAATTATTATCGAACGTTTAATCGAATCATCAACTGGGGATGATGCACAGGAATACAACATTCATTGTTTCCACGGGATACCGAAAATTATCGAATCGACGTTCGACCGCTTTACACCAAAAGAGCAAACGCTCATGTTAACACCTGATTGGTTCAATACGAATTATTTGAAGAAAAAGCATCCGTTTGACGAAGCAAAAGCAAAGCCTGCACAGCTCGATGAACTGCTCGCCATTGCCAAAAAGCTGAGCAAGCCGTTTACGTATGTAAGGGTTGACTTAAAGGTAGTGGATGAAAAAGTTTACTTTAACAATTTTACTTTCACACCGGACGCTTGTTTAAATAACCAGATTCAAGAAGATGACAGTCTGAAGCTTGGACAATGGCTTGATTTGGATATTGAGAAGTCAAGGCACCCGGTTTCTGTAGCACGTACAAAATATTAA
- a CDS encoding polysaccharide biosynthesis protein, which produces MSYTARYTTFSILDSLIVVSAIFISYFLLHPSLAVYSDTVIVLSAVTLLVSHHITAHFFHLYNRLWSLASVKELLIIGYAVTTSVIAASAMQYVIKHDIYFRVMAVTWLLHILLIGGSRFLLRVAHDWSVPKPAADVKRVLIVGAGEAGTMLLRSLKRNPSEYQVVAIVDDDLNKQHLKLLDVNVCGTTKEIPQLVQTKGIQEIILAIPSLSKKEIREIYNRLGETKTTIKIMPKIEDVMTGKVSVNDMQEIKIEDLLGREEVKLDMVALSNKLTNKKVLITGAGGSIGSEICRQTAQFHPKQIIMLGHGENSIYKIHLELSENTEYGDIEFIPVIADVQDRERIFEVVQQLEPDIIYHAAAHKHVPMMESNPREAVKNNIFGTKNIAEAAHFYGVPNFVMISTDKAVNPPNVMGATKRIAEIIIQNLATYSDTNFAAVRFGNVLGSRGSVIPRFKDQIAAGGPVTVTHPDMTRYFMTIPEASRLVLQAGALARGGEVFVLDMGEPMKIVDLAKNLIRLSGFSEEEIEIEFTGIRPGEKMYEELLNAEEIQEEHIYPKIHVGKASRIEGQLLSNLLQDIDECQPSELKAKLIKIANAKWNQDLIGVQETSA; this is translated from the coding sequence TTGAGCTATACTGCAAGATACACGACTTTTTCCATTTTGGATTCATTGATTGTCGTGTCGGCCATTTTTATCAGCTATTTTTTACTGCATCCGTCGTTAGCAGTCTATTCGGATACAGTCATTGTTTTAAGTGCCGTCACACTGCTGGTCAGCCATCATATAACGGCACATTTTTTCCATTTGTACAACCGACTATGGAGTTTGGCATCGGTTAAAGAGTTGCTCATTATCGGCTATGCCGTTACCACCTCTGTTATCGCAGCCAGTGCCATGCAATACGTCATTAAGCATGATATTTATTTTCGTGTGATGGCCGTTACTTGGCTCTTGCATATTTTATTGATCGGCGGTTCGCGTTTTTTGCTGAGAGTGGCTCATGACTGGTCTGTCCCCAAACCGGCTGCAGATGTAAAACGGGTATTAATTGTCGGTGCCGGGGAGGCGGGGACAATGCTTCTGCGCAGTCTTAAGCGCAATCCGTCTGAATATCAGGTGGTAGCCATAGTAGACGATGACCTCAATAAACAGCATTTAAAACTGCTGGACGTCAATGTATGCGGGACAACGAAGGAGATTCCACAACTTGTACAGACGAAGGGAATCCAGGAAATTATTTTAGCTATTCCTTCTTTAAGCAAAAAAGAAATCCGTGAAATTTATAACCGCTTAGGAGAAACAAAAACAACAATCAAGATTATGCCGAAAATTGAAGATGTGATGACGGGAAAAGTTTCGGTGAATGATATGCAGGAAATCAAAATCGAAGACCTGCTTGGGCGGGAGGAAGTCAAACTGGATATGGTGGCGCTCTCGAACAAACTAACGAATAAAAAGGTCCTCATCACGGGTGCCGGCGGATCGATCGGTTCGGAAATATGCAGGCAAACCGCCCAGTTCCATCCGAAACAAATTATCATGCTTGGGCATGGAGAAAATTCCATCTATAAAATCCATCTGGAATTATCTGAAAATACTGAATATGGGGATATCGAATTTATTCCGGTCATTGCGGATGTGCAGGACAGGGAGCGTATTTTTGAAGTTGTTCAGCAGTTGGAGCCGGATATTATTTACCATGCGGCAGCCCATAAGCATGTGCCGATGATGGAAAGCAATCCACGGGAAGCAGTAAAAAACAATATTTTCGGTACTAAAAATATAGCCGAGGCTGCCCATTTTTACGGTGTTCCGAATTTTGTCATGATTTCAACCGATAAAGCGGTCAATCCTCCGAATGTCATGGGTGCGACAAAGCGGATTGCGGAAATCATCATTCAAAACCTGGCAACATACAGCGATACAAATTTTGCTGCTGTTCGTTTCGGAAATGTTCTTGGATCAAGAGGCAGTGTTATTCCAAGATTTAAAGACCAAATTGCGGCAGGAGGGCCTGTTACGGTTACGCATCCAGATATGACCCGCTATTTTATGACGATACCGGAAGCATCCAGACTTGTGCTGCAGGCAGGAGCACTTGCCAGAGGCGGGGAAGTGTTCGTCCTCGATATGGGCGAACCGATGAAAATAGTCGATTTGGCGAAAAACCTCATTCGACTATCCGGTTTTTCGGAAGAGGAGATCGAAATTGAATTTACCGGTATTCGTCCTGGTGAAAAAATGTACGAAGAATTATTGAATGCAGAAGAGATACAGGAAGAACATATTTACCCGAAAATTCATGTCGGGAAAGCGAGCCGGATTGAAGGGCAGCTACTGTCAAATTTACTGCAAGATATTGATGAGTGTCAGCCGTCTGAGTTAAAAGCGAAACTGATTAAAATTGCAAATGCAAAATGGAATCAGGATCTGATCGGTGTGCAGGAGACGAGTGCCTGA
- a CDS encoding phospho-sugar mutase → MITVKTQLEQWASAKLPEYLKNELDEIRTDERLVEDHFYQNVKFGTGGMRGVLGVGTNRMNIYTVRRAAAGLAQYVCEGGEEAKTRGVVIAYDTRHFSKEFAVETAKVLGAYGVHSYVFSESRPTPELSFAVRYLYAYAGVVITASHNPKQYNGFKVYGADGAQLVPAGADTIVSYMEKIEDIFAIETVEFEQYGQYILEKIDQAYQSSLLQLKEQPVKSNMKLVYTPLHGAGLVPVCEGLKAFGFGEVHVVEAQAIQDGAFPTVPYPNPEEAAAFEMAMELGHQVGADLLLATDPDADRLGVAVRNGQSYELLTGNQLGALLLNYILQTKQSNGTLPENGVMIKTIVTSELGAKIAVHYGVETVNTLTGFKYIAEKIAEYEQSGAFKYLFGYEESYGYLIESFVRDKDAVQVALKVAEMASFYESKGKTLLDALEDVYKQFGYYKEALISKVFEGKSGQEEMAALLDVVRQNPPVEIAGKKVVLYEDYLTAIATAITGDKLPIDLPKENVLKFILEDESWIAIRPSGTEPKCKYYFGVAGESGSQASERLEQLKLYFV, encoded by the coding sequence ATGATTACAGTTAAAACTCAGCTTGAACAATGGGCATCAGCTAAATTACCTGAATACTTAAAAAATGAATTGGATGAAATTCGTACAGATGAACGATTAGTAGAAGATCATTTCTATCAAAATGTAAAATTCGGTACGGGTGGCATGCGTGGTGTGCTAGGTGTTGGAACGAATCGTATGAATATTTATACTGTGCGCCGTGCAGCGGCAGGGCTTGCGCAGTATGTATGTGAAGGCGGTGAAGAAGCGAAGACAAGAGGTGTTGTCATTGCGTATGATACACGTCACTTTTCGAAAGAGTTCGCTGTTGAAACGGCTAAAGTATTAGGGGCTTACGGAGTCCACAGCTATGTGTTCAGTGAATCACGTCCTACCCCAGAGCTTTCGTTTGCAGTAAGGTATTTATATGCCTATGCGGGGGTTGTCATTACGGCAAGCCATAATCCGAAACAGTACAACGGTTTTAAAGTATACGGTGCGGACGGTGCGCAGCTTGTACCTGCAGGAGCAGATACGATTGTTTCTTATATGGAAAAAATTGAAGATATTTTTGCGATTGAAACAGTGGAATTTGAACAGTACGGTCAATATATTTTAGAAAAGATAGATCAGGCCTATCAGTCCAGTCTGCTTCAGTTAAAAGAACAGCCTGTGAAAAGCAATATGAAACTTGTTTACACACCGCTTCACGGGGCCGGGTTAGTACCTGTATGTGAAGGGTTAAAAGCATTTGGCTTTGGTGAAGTACATGTCGTTGAAGCACAAGCTATTCAAGATGGTGCGTTTCCGACTGTTCCTTATCCAAATCCGGAAGAAGCAGCAGCATTCGAAATGGCAATGGAATTAGGTCATCAAGTAGGTGCAGATTTACTGCTTGCAACTGATCCGGATGCAGACCGTCTAGGTGTAGCAGTTCGAAACGGTCAATCGTATGAACTTTTAACGGGTAACCAGTTAGGGGCTTTACTGTTAAACTATATTTTACAAACAAAGCAAAGTAACGGGACCCTTCCTGAAAATGGAGTAATGATTAAAACAATTGTTACATCGGAATTAGGTGCGAAGATTGCTGTTCATTACGGTGTCGAGACCGTTAATACGTTAACAGGCTTCAAATACATTGCTGAAAAAATCGCTGAATATGAACAGTCAGGTGCTTTTAAATATTTATTCGGCTATGAGGAAAGCTACGGCTATTTGATCGAATCGTTTGTACGCGATAAAGACGCGGTGCAAGTGGCGTTAAAAGTAGCGGAAATGGCAAGCTTCTACGAGTCGAAAGGCAAAACATTGCTTGATGCCTTAGAAGATGTGTACAAGCAGTTTGGCTATTACAAAGAAGCACTCATTTCCAAAGTATTCGAAGGTAAATCAGGGCAGGAGGAAATGGCCGCACTGTTAGATGTGGTTCGCCAAAATCCGCCAGTTGAAATTGCGGGCAAAAAAGTTGTTTTATACGAAGATTATTTAACAGCGATAGCAACTGCGATTACAGGTGACAAGCTGCCGATCGATTTACCGAAAGAAAATGTACTGAAATTTATACTGGAAGACGAATCATGGATCGCCATCCGCCCATCAGGAACCGAGCCGAAATGTAAATACTATTTTGGGGTAGCAGGGGAAAGTGGTAGTCAAGCTTCAGAACGGTTGGAACAATTAAAGTTGTATTTTGTGTAG
- a CDS encoding glycosyltransferase family 2 protein yields the protein MIPIVSVIVATHNVEYSIRECLKSLQQQTLQEIEVLIMNNGSSKGTALICEEFVSEDERFSLFNAQRLTLSEARNYGIQEATGKYIAFMDGHDFVESTMYEKLVQRAEQKHADLVLCGYTKYWPETERRKQVKVSEALLTKPNPVNYYLTKHTEAYIMPWNKLFLRSIIMEEQLYFDNHPFFEDVEFIAQYLSFAKKIAIVNEPQYNFVQYEDMLMKNYSPSIAHSHAQTYAHLKQFFDKRQYRNVMEGLNLRLYIHRYHHVLLTSSNTRQVKSLERQIIRESKNFSQLPWNLRMMKPLVKMRVYPTFFRLVHKVKA from the coding sequence ATGATACCGATTGTGTCTGTAATTGTGGCAACACATAATGTTGAATATTCAATCAGAGAATGTCTGAAAAGCCTGCAGCAGCAAACATTGCAAGAAATCGAAGTGTTGATTATGAATAACGGTTCTTCTAAAGGAACAGCTCTTATTTGTGAGGAATTCGTCAGTGAGGATGAGCGTTTTAGTTTATTTAACGCACAAAGACTGACGCTGAGTGAAGCGCGTAATTACGGGATTCAGGAAGCAACAGGTAAATATATTGCCTTTATGGATGGACATGATTTTGTGGAAAGTACGATGTATGAGAAGCTCGTGCAGCGTGCAGAGCAGAAACATGCGGATCTTGTCCTGTGCGGCTATACGAAATACTGGCCGGAAACGGAGCGCAGAAAACAGGTGAAGGTGAGTGAAGCCTTATTAACAAAACCGAACCCTGTTAATTATTATCTGACAAAGCACACTGAGGCGTATATCATGCCATGGAACAAACTGTTTTTGCGTTCCATCATTATGGAGGAACAATTATATTTTGATAACCACCCATTTTTTGAGGATGTCGAGTTTATCGCGCAGTACTTATCTTTTGCGAAAAAGATCGCGATTGTAAATGAACCGCAGTATAACTTTGTGCAATATGAAGACATGCTGATGAAAAACTACAGTCCATCCATTGCCCATTCCCATGCGCAGACATATGCACACTTGAAGCAGTTTTTTGATAAAAGGCAATACCGCAATGTGATGGAAGGTTTAAATTTACGTTTGTACATTCATCGTTATCATCATGTGTTGTTAACTTCGTCAAACACAAGGCAAGTGAAATCGCTGGAACGGCAGATTATCCGGGAAAGCAAAAATTTTTCACAGCTTCCATGGAATCTGCGCATGATGAAGCCGTTAGTGAAAATGAGGGTGTATCCGACATTTTTCCGGTTAGTTCATAAAGTAAAGGCCTAA
- a CDS encoding TIGR00282 family metallophosphoesterase — protein MKVLFIGDIVGSIGRDAVEQYLPRLKKKYNLDVVIANGENAAAGRGITRAIYNDLLQMGVDVITMGNHTWDNKDIFDFIDDADYLVRPANFSKDAPGRGMTQVSKNGVTISVINLHGRVFLPPHEDPFAMAVEMVEEAKKTSPIVFVDFHAEATSEKIALSWHLDGKASVVVGTHTHVQTADNRIYPGGTAYITDVGMTGPYDEVLGMGKDNVIYKFLTNMPARYEVPKKGRAVLSAFFVEIDDKTGKAIRQERVLINEDNPFRG, from the coding sequence ATGAAAGTATTATTTATTGGCGATATTGTCGGTTCAATTGGTCGCGATGCGGTAGAGCAGTATTTGCCTCGATTGAAGAAGAAATATAATTTGGATGTAGTGATTGCAAACGGTGAAAACGCTGCAGCAGGGCGCGGCATTACACGTGCGATCTACAATGATTTACTGCAAATGGGTGTCGATGTCATTACGATGGGGAACCATACATGGGACAACAAAGACATTTTTGATTTTATCGATGATGCCGATTACTTAGTACGTCCGGCAAACTTTTCGAAAGATGCGCCAGGACGCGGTATGACACAAGTGTCGAAAAACGGTGTGACCATTTCGGTTATCAATCTCCATGGACGTGTATTTTTACCGCCGCATGAAGATCCGTTTGCGATGGCAGTCGAAATGGTCGAAGAAGCGAAAAAAACGTCGCCAATCGTATTTGTCGATTTCCATGCTGAAGCAACAAGTGAGAAAATCGCATTAAGCTGGCATCTGGACGGCAAAGCATCCGTAGTTGTCGGAACACATACACATGTCCAAACAGCGGACAACCGCATCTATCCAGGCGGTACAGCCTACATTACGGACGTTGGTATGACAGGTCCATACGATGAAGTGTTAGGCATGGGGAAAGATAACGTCATTTATAAATTCCTGACAAATATGCCGGCGCGCTACGAAGTACCAAAAAAAGGTCGCGCTGTACTAAGTGCCTTCTTCGTAGAAATCGATGATAAAACAGGAAAAGCCATCCGCCAGGAACGAGTATTGATTAATGAGGATAATCCGTTTCGTGGTTAA